Proteins encoded by one window of Cinclus cinclus chromosome 14, bCinCin1.1, whole genome shotgun sequence:
- the PTTG1 gene encoding securin isoform X2 produces the protein MATLIFVDQENGELRAPKSQLKFPSGSSKVLAERTQVNTPLPKKSISTSPVMSRSVRKALGNVNKTEGAMNKMEKMKQKNQPCTMNKTDKKTGLESCHTVAEEDWPEIENMFPLDPQDFESFDLPEEHKLSNINLCGVPLMVFERTYDRCVEMVPSPVKIEDCENSWEYNLLQSTADFLATLDEIIDMPPPNYDV, from the exons ATGGCAACTCTTATCTTTGTTGATCAGGAGAATGGTGAACTTCGTGCCCCCAAGAGTCAGCTGAAGTTCCCTTCAGGATCTT CAAAAGTCTTAGCTGAAAGAACACAAGTTAACACTCCACTTCCTAAAAAAAGTATTAGTACTTCTCCAGTCATGTCTCGCTCTGTCAGAAAGGCTCTTGGAAATGTGAATAAAACTGAGGGAGCCATGAACAAGatggagaagatgaaacagaaaaatcagccTTGCACTATGAACAAA ACTGACAAAAAGACTGGATTAGAAAGCTGCCATACAGTGGCTGAAGAGGATTGgccagaaatagaaaatatgtttCCTTTGGATCCTCAAG ACTTCGAGAGTTTTGATCTTCCTGAAGAACACAAACTAAGCAATATCAATCTGTGTGGTGTTCCCCTCATGGTGTTTGAAAGGACATATGACAGATGTGTGGAAATGGTTCCTTCACCTGTGAAGATTGAAGATTGTGAAAATTCATGGGAATACA ACTTGCTACAATCTACTGCTGACTTCCTTGCTACTCTGGATGAGATAATTGACATGCCACCTCCAAATTACGATGTTTAA
- the PTTG1 gene encoding securin isoform X1, which produces MATLIFVDQENGELRAPKSQLKFPSGSCAYLLPRATKVLAERTQVNTPLPKKSISTSPVMSRSVRKALGNVNKTEGAMNKMEKMKQKNQPCTMNKTDKKTGLESCHTVAEEDWPEIENMFPLDPQDFESFDLPEEHKLSNINLCGVPLMVFERTYDRCVEMVPSPVKIEDCENSWEYNLLQSTADFLATLDEIIDMPPPNYDV; this is translated from the exons ATGGCAACTCTTATCTTTGTTGATCAGGAGAATGGTGAACTTCGTGCCCCCAAGAGTCAGCTGAAGTTCCCTTCAGGATCTTGTGCGTATTTGCTGCCCCGAGCCA CAAAAGTCTTAGCTGAAAGAACACAAGTTAACACTCCACTTCCTAAAAAAAGTATTAGTACTTCTCCAGTCATGTCTCGCTCTGTCAGAAAGGCTCTTGGAAATGTGAATAAAACTGAGGGAGCCATGAACAAGatggagaagatgaaacagaaaaatcagccTTGCACTATGAACAAA ACTGACAAAAAGACTGGATTAGAAAGCTGCCATACAGTGGCTGAAGAGGATTGgccagaaatagaaaatatgtttCCTTTGGATCCTCAAG ACTTCGAGAGTTTTGATCTTCCTGAAGAACACAAACTAAGCAATATCAATCTGTGTGGTGTTCCCCTCATGGTGTTTGAAAGGACATATGACAGATGTGTGGAAATGGTTCCTTCACCTGTGAAGATTGAAGATTGTGAAAATTCATGGGAATACA ACTTGCTACAATCTACTGCTGACTTCCTTGCTACTCTGGATGAGATAATTGACATGCCACCTCCAAATTACGATGTTTAA
- the SLU7 gene encoding pre-mRNA-splicing factor SLU7 isoform X1 has translation MASGAVANVPPAGGTNDVSLEEPKKMTREDWRKKKELEEQRKLGNAPAEVDEEGKDINPHIPQYISSVPWYIDPSKRPTLKHQRPQPEKQKQYNSSGDWYKRGVQEHTVATRYRKGACENCGALTHKKKDCMERPRKVGAKYTGMNIAPDEHVQPQLMFDYDGKRDRWNGYNPEEHMKIVEEYSKVDLAKRTLKAQKLQEELASGKLEQVNSPRHQWGEEESNSQTERDHNSEDEDEDKYADDIDMPGQNFDSKRRITVRNLRIREDIAKYLRNLDPNSAYYDPKTRAMRENPYANTGKNPDEVGYAGDNFVRYTGDTISMAQTQLFAWEAYDKGSEVHLQADPTKLELLYKSFKVKKEDFKAQQKESILEKYGGQEHLDAPPAELLLAQTEDYVEYSRHGTVIKGQEKAIACSKYEEDVKINNHTCIWGSYWKEGKWGYKCCHSFVKYSYCTGEAGKEIANAEASLVEEQPEEEEHMTKPKTLMEIHQEKQKEKKKKKHKKSSNSDSEGEEKKKQEKLKKALNAEDARLLHIKEIMQLDERKRPYNSQYETREPTEEEMEAYRMKRQRPDDPMASFLGQ, from the exons atggCGTCAGGTGCGGTAGCGAACGTCCCTCCTGCAGGGGGGACAAATGATGTGAGCCTGGAGGAACCAAAGAAGATGACTAGAGAAGAttggagaaaaaagaaggaattagaAGAGCAGAGAAAACTAGGAAATGCACCTGCTGAAGTGGATGAAGAAGGAAA AGATATCAACCCTCATATTCCTCAGTACATCTCCTCAGTACCATGGTACATAGATCCTTCTAAAAGACCCACACTAAAGCATCAGAGACCTCAgccagagaaacagaaacagtaTAACTCCTCTGGAGATTGGTACAAACGAGGAGTTCAGGAG CACACTGTGGCCACGAGGTACCGCAAAGGAGCCTGTGAGAACTGTGGGGCACTGACACACAAAAAGAAGGACTGCATGGAG agaccCAGGAAAGTTGGAGCAAAATACACAGGCATGAATATTGCCCCAGATGAACATGTGCAGCCTCAGCTGATGTTTGATTATGATGGGAAGAGAGACCGGTGGAATGGCTATAACCCAGAGGAGCACATGAAGATTGTCGAGGAATATTCCAAGGTTGATTTG GCCAAACGTACCCTGAAAGCCCAGAAGCTTCAGGAGGAGTTGGCATCAGGGAAGCTGGAGCAAGTG AACTCCCCAAGACACCAGTGGGGAGAAGAGGAATCAAATTCACAGACA GAAAGAGATCATAACAGTGAAGATGAGGATGAAGACAAGTATGCAGATGACATTGATATGCCCGGGCAGAACTTTGACTCTAAAAGACGCATCACAGTCCGAAATTTACGTATTCGGGAAGATATTGCTAAA taCTTGAGGAATCTAGATCCAAACTCTGCTTATTACGATCCTAAAACAAGAGCGATGAGGGAGAACCCTTATGCCAACACAGGCAAGAATCCAGACGA ggTTGGTTATGCAGGTGACAACTTCGTTCGCTACACAGGTGATACCATTTCAATGGCGCAGACTCAGC TGTTTGCCTGGGAGGCTTATGACAAAGGCTCTGAAGTTCATCTTCAAGCGGACCCTACAAAATTAGAGCTCCTTTATAAATCtttcaaagtgaaaaaagaagATTTCAAGGCACAGCAGAAAGAAAGCATCCTAGAGAAG TATGGAGGACAAGAACATTTAGATGCCCctccagctgaactgctgtTAGCTCAAACAGAAGATTATGTGGAGTATTCTAGGCATGGAACAGTCATCAAAGGACAGGAGAAAGCTATTGCTTGTTCTAAGTATGAAGAGGATGTAAAGATCAACAACCATACA TGCATTTGGGGCTCGTATTGGAAAGAAGGCAAGTGGGGTTACAAGTGCTGTCACTCCTTTGTCAAGTACTCCTACTGTACAGGAGAAGCTGGGAAAGAAATTGCT AATGCAGAGGCAAGTTTAGTGGAAGAGCAGCCTGAGGAGGAAGAACACatgacaaaacccaaaacactgatGGAG atccaccaagagaaacagaaagagaagaaaaagaagaagcacAAGAAGAGCTCAAATTCTGATAGTGAGggtgaagagaaaaagaagcaagaaaaactaaaaaag GCTCTAAATGCTGAGGATGCTCGACTTCTCCACATCAAAGAAATCATGCAGTTAGATGAGAGGAAGAGACCATACAACAGCCAATATGAAACCAGGGAACCAACAGAAGAGGAGATGGAGGCCTACAGAATGAAACGGCAGAGACCTGATGATCCCATGGCCTCTTTTCTTGGGCAGTAG
- the SLU7 gene encoding pre-mRNA-splicing factor SLU7 isoform X2 yields MASGAVANVPPAGGTNDVSLEEPKKMTREDWRKKKELEEQRKLGNAPAEVDEEGKDINPHIPQYISSVPWYIDPSKRPTLKHQRPQPEKQKQYNSSGDWYKRGVQEHTVATRYRKGACENCGALTHKKKDCMERPRKVGAKYTGMNIAPDEHVQPQLMFDYDGKRDRWNGYNPEEHMKIVEEYSKVDLAKRTLKAQKLQEELASGKLEQVERDHNSEDEDEDKYADDIDMPGQNFDSKRRITVRNLRIREDIAKYLRNLDPNSAYYDPKTRAMRENPYANTGKNPDEVGYAGDNFVRYTGDTISMAQTQLFAWEAYDKGSEVHLQADPTKLELLYKSFKVKKEDFKAQQKESILEKYGGQEHLDAPPAELLLAQTEDYVEYSRHGTVIKGQEKAIACSKYEEDVKINNHTCIWGSYWKEGKWGYKCCHSFVKYSYCTGEAGKEIANAEASLVEEQPEEEEHMTKPKTLMEIHQEKQKEKKKKKHKKSSNSDSEGEEKKKQEKLKKALNAEDARLLHIKEIMQLDERKRPYNSQYETREPTEEEMEAYRMKRQRPDDPMASFLGQ; encoded by the exons atggCGTCAGGTGCGGTAGCGAACGTCCCTCCTGCAGGGGGGACAAATGATGTGAGCCTGGAGGAACCAAAGAAGATGACTAGAGAAGAttggagaaaaaagaaggaattagaAGAGCAGAGAAAACTAGGAAATGCACCTGCTGAAGTGGATGAAGAAGGAAA AGATATCAACCCTCATATTCCTCAGTACATCTCCTCAGTACCATGGTACATAGATCCTTCTAAAAGACCCACACTAAAGCATCAGAGACCTCAgccagagaaacagaaacagtaTAACTCCTCTGGAGATTGGTACAAACGAGGAGTTCAGGAG CACACTGTGGCCACGAGGTACCGCAAAGGAGCCTGTGAGAACTGTGGGGCACTGACACACAAAAAGAAGGACTGCATGGAG agaccCAGGAAAGTTGGAGCAAAATACACAGGCATGAATATTGCCCCAGATGAACATGTGCAGCCTCAGCTGATGTTTGATTATGATGGGAAGAGAGACCGGTGGAATGGCTATAACCCAGAGGAGCACATGAAGATTGTCGAGGAATATTCCAAGGTTGATTTG GCCAAACGTACCCTGAAAGCCCAGAAGCTTCAGGAGGAGTTGGCATCAGGGAAGCTGGAGCAAGTG GAAAGAGATCATAACAGTGAAGATGAGGATGAAGACAAGTATGCAGATGACATTGATATGCCCGGGCAGAACTTTGACTCTAAAAGACGCATCACAGTCCGAAATTTACGTATTCGGGAAGATATTGCTAAA taCTTGAGGAATCTAGATCCAAACTCTGCTTATTACGATCCTAAAACAAGAGCGATGAGGGAGAACCCTTATGCCAACACAGGCAAGAATCCAGACGA ggTTGGTTATGCAGGTGACAACTTCGTTCGCTACACAGGTGATACCATTTCAATGGCGCAGACTCAGC TGTTTGCCTGGGAGGCTTATGACAAAGGCTCTGAAGTTCATCTTCAAGCGGACCCTACAAAATTAGAGCTCCTTTATAAATCtttcaaagtgaaaaaagaagATTTCAAGGCACAGCAGAAAGAAAGCATCCTAGAGAAG TATGGAGGACAAGAACATTTAGATGCCCctccagctgaactgctgtTAGCTCAAACAGAAGATTATGTGGAGTATTCTAGGCATGGAACAGTCATCAAAGGACAGGAGAAAGCTATTGCTTGTTCTAAGTATGAAGAGGATGTAAAGATCAACAACCATACA TGCATTTGGGGCTCGTATTGGAAAGAAGGCAAGTGGGGTTACAAGTGCTGTCACTCCTTTGTCAAGTACTCCTACTGTACAGGAGAAGCTGGGAAAGAAATTGCT AATGCAGAGGCAAGTTTAGTGGAAGAGCAGCCTGAGGAGGAAGAACACatgacaaaacccaaaacactgatGGAG atccaccaagagaaacagaaagagaagaaaaagaagaagcacAAGAAGAGCTCAAATTCTGATAGTGAGggtgaagagaaaaagaagcaagaaaaactaaaaaag GCTCTAAATGCTGAGGATGCTCGACTTCTCCACATCAAAGAAATCATGCAGTTAGATGAGAGGAAGAGACCATACAACAGCCAATATGAAACCAGGGAACCAACAGAAGAGGAGATGGAGGCCTACAGAATGAAACGGCAGAGACCTGATGATCCCATGGCCTCTTTTCTTGGGCAGTAG